The following coding sequences lie in one Lacerta agilis isolate rLacAgi1 chromosome 4, rLacAgi1.pri, whole genome shotgun sequence genomic window:
- the ASMT gene encoding acetylserotonin O-methyltransferase gives MSSAEDLEYPRLLIQYQNGFLISKVMFAACELGVFDLLRESEDLLTSKAIAEQLGSSFQGMERLLDACVGLKLLRAEVKKEGVFYGNTEISNLYLTKSSPKSQYHNLMYYSKTIYLCWHYLTDAVREGKNQYERAFGISSKDVFEALYRSEEEMIKFMFGLNAIWSICGRDVIAAFDLSPFPVIYDLGGGAGALAQECVSLYPNCSVTIFDLPKVVQTAKKHFVSSEERRITFHEGDFFADPVPEADLYILARILHDWADEKCVQLLKKVQKACKTGGGVLLVETLLNEDRSGPLESQLYSINMLVQTEGKERTPAEYSSLLTAAGFREIEIKKTGKLYDAILGRK, from the exons ATGAGCTCCGCAGAGGACCTTGAATATCCTCGTCTCTTAATTCAGTACCAGAATGGATTTTTAATATCAAAG GTGATGTTTGCTGCCTGTGAGCTGGGCGTATTTGATCTGCTGAGAGAGTCAGAAGATCTCTTGACCTCGAAGGCCATTGCAGAGCAGCTGGGCAGCAGCTTCCAGGGAATGGAGAGGTTGCTAGATGCCTGTGTGGGTTTAAAGCTGCTGAGAGCAGAAGTGAAAAAGGAAGGAG TATTTTATGGAAACACGGAAATATCAAATCTCTACCTCACAAAATCAAGCCCAAAGTCTCAGTATCATAACTTGATGTACTATTCCAAAACCATCTATTTGTGCTGGCACTACTTGACAGATGCTGTGAG GGAGGGGAAAAACCAATATGAGAGAGCGTTTGGCATTTCATCAAAAGATGTCTTCGAAGCACTTTACAG ATCAGAGGAAGAAATGATAAAATTCATGTTTGGATTGAATGCAATTTGGAGCATTTGTGGCAGAGATGTGATAGCTGCATTTGACCTTTCTCCGTTCCCTGTGATATACGATCTTGGAG GAGGCGCTGGTGCTTTAGCCCAGGAATGTGTTTCACTATATCCAAACTGTTCAGTCACAATTTTTGACCTGCCTAAAGTAGTACAGACAGCAAAGAAGCATTTTGTGTCCTCTGAGGAACGGCGGATCACTTTTCATGAAG GAGATTTTTTTGCAGACCCAGTTCCAGAAGCTGACCTGTATATTTTAGCAAGGATCCTCCACGATTGGGCAGATGAGAAATGTGTGCAGCTTCTCAAAAAGGTGCAGAAGGCTTGCAAAACTG GTGGCGGCGTTTTACTAGTCGAGACACTTCTGAATGAAGACAGAAGCGGGCCTTTGGAAAGCCAGCTCTATTCCATTAATATGTTGGTTCAGACTGAAGGGAAAGAGCGGACCCCTGCAGAGTACAGCAGCCTCCTCACAGCAGCTGGCTTCAGGGAGATTGAAATCAAGAAAACTGGAAAGCTGTATGATGCCATTTTAGGAAGAAAATAA
- the AKAP17A gene encoding A-kinase anchor protein 17A, with amino-acid sequence MAAATIVHDTSEAVELCAPYGLYLKPITKMTISVALPQLKQPGKSISNWEVMERLKGMVQTHQFSTLRISKSTMDFIRFEGEVENKSLVKSFLACLDGKTIKLSGFSDILKVRAAEYKIDFPTRHDWDSFFRDAKDMNETLPGERPDTIHLEGLPCKWFALKDSGSEKPSEEVLIKVFSKFGEIRNVDIPMLDPYREEMTGRNFHTFSFGGHLNFEAYVQYEEYAGFIKAMNALRGMKLMYKGEDGKAVACNLKVSFDSTKHLSDSSIKKRQLERQKLQELEKQREEQKRKEKEAEERQKEEERKQKELEELERERKREEKLRKREQKQKDREIRRNKKRLEKIQAEEQKKLQEKIKLEERKLLLAQRNLQSIRLIAELLSRGKAIKLMEQEHNEEKIRLQHLEERRRLQEAELRRVEEEKERALGLQRKERELREKLLSNLMNKKVEETHLKKSEANALQSVPLKALVGVPHCVASTSMQSPLAKPMQLCPSGTKANESASSQPKYLNGSLHEDVLIKDTKINVSNRDTVSDESSSGVLSCIPTNQQHKTTPDREQNTCKKDLLSEQGKCNREPSKGKTRSCRDVGNHPSKEKTEKSRHRRDLSSDDEKCRKERRLHKKYSAKGSSPGLRSLSREYARHRRSLSRDRKEDKRGRSHGHKSTSKKQKHRKRSLSNQRSTWSR; translated from the exons ATGGCAGCTGCTACAATAGTTCATGACACATCAGAAGCAGTGGAGCTTTGTGCTCCTTATGGGCTATACCTTAAGCCCATTACAAAAATGACTATCAGTGTGGCACTTCCTCAGTTAAAGCAGCCTGGGAAGTCTATTTCAAACTGGGAAGTGATGGAAAGGCTGAAAGGAATGGTGCAAACACATCAGTTCTCAACCTTGCGAATATCTAAAAGCACCATGGATTTCATCCGCTTTGAAGGAGAGGTAGAAAATAAGAGTCTGGTTAAATCCTTCCTTGCATGCCTGGATGGCAAAACTATAAAACTTAGTGGCTTTTCAGACATTTTAAAAGTCCGCGCTGCAGAATACAAAATTGACTTTCCTACTCGACATGACTGGGACTCCTTTTTTCGTGATGCAAAAGATATGAATGAAACTCTGCCAGGGGAAAGGCCAGACACTATTCATCTGGAGGGCTTGCCTTGTAAATGGTTTGCGCTGAAAGACTCTGGCTCAGAAAAACCAAGTGAAGAAGTTCTTATTAAAGTGTTTAGTAAATTTGGGGAAATACGGAATGTGGACATACCCATGTTGGACCCGTATAGGGAAGAAATGACCGGCAGAAACTTTCATACGTTCAGTTTTGGAGGCCATTTGAATTTTGAAGCTTATGTTCAGTATGAGGAATATGCAGGTTTCATCAAGGCTATGAACGCTTTGCGAGGGATGAAGCTGATGTACAAAGGTGAAGATGGCAAAGCAGTGGCTTGTAACTTAAAG GTTTCATTTGATTCAACAAAACACCTGAGTGATTCTTCAATTAAGAAACGTCAGCTTGAAAGGCAGAAGCTCCAAGAGCttgaaaaacagagagaagaaCAAAAAcgtaaagaaaaagaagcagaggaaAGACAAAAAGAGGAGGAAAG GAAACAGAAGGAACTTGAggaattggagagagagagaaagagagaagagaaattgcGCAAAAGAGAGCAGAAACAAAAGGATCGTGAAATTCGTAGAAACAAAAAGCGGCTTGAAAAAATACAagctgaagagcaaaaaaaactACAAGAGAAAATAAAGCTTGAGGAGAGGAAGCTTCTCTTAGCTCAGAGAAACCTTCAGTCTATTCGATTAATTGCTGAACTGCTGAGCAGAGGGAAG GCAATAAAGCTTATGGAACAGGAGCACAACGAGGAAAAAATCCGCCTTCAGCActtggaagaaaggaggaggctGCAAGAAGCTGAACTCCGACGggtagaggaagaaaaagagagagcgcTTGGactgcagagaaaagaaagagagttgAGGGAGAAACTGTTGAGCAACCTCATGAATAAGAAAGTAGAAGAAACCCATCTGAAGAAGAGTGAAGCTAATGCACTGCAGTCTGTGCCTTTGAAAGCTCTGGTGGGTGTTCCCCATTGCGTGGCATCTACTTCCATGCAGTCCCCTTTAGCCAAACCGATGCAGCTCTGTCCTAGCGGCACAAAGGCTAATGAAAGTGCGAGCAGTCAGCCAAAGTACTTGAATGGAAGCCTGCATGAGGATGTTCTCATCAAAGACACTAAGATTAATGTCAGTAACAGGGACACCGTTTCCGATGAAAGTAGTTCAGGTGTCCTTTCATGCATTCCTACAAATCAGCAACACAAGACCACCCCAGACCGTGAGCAGAACACCTGCAAGAAAGACTTGCTGTCTGAGCAAGGCAAATGCAACAGGGAGCCGAGCAAGGGGAAGACTCGCTCGTGCAGAGACGTGGGCAACCATCCTAGCAAGGAGAAGACTGAAAAAAGCAGGCACAGAAGAGACTTAAGTAGCGATGATGAAAAATGTAGAAAAGAAAGGCGCCTCCATAAGAAATACTCGGCGAAAGGGAGCAGTCCTGGCCTGAGGAGCTTAAGTCGGGAATATGCACGGCACAGGCGATCCTTAAGCAGGGACAGGAAGGAAGATAAAAGAGGACGCAGTCATGGCCACAAGAGCACAAGCAAGAAACAAAAGCACCGGAAGAGATCTTTGAGCAACCAAAGAAGCACTTGGAGTAGGTAA